From Taeniopygia guttata chromosome 29, bTaeGut7.mat, whole genome shotgun sequence:
GGATGTGGACTGTGCCTACATGACCAAAGTCGAGCTGGAAGCCAAGGTGGGAGCTCTGACAGACGAAATCAACTTCCTGAGGTGCATCTACGAGGAGGTAGGCGCTCTCCCTTCCCTTCAGTGAAGTTTTAATGTGGGTGTGGTGGCCAAAGACACTGAGGTTGGACTGGGCGTCTTTGTGGGTTTGATCTGGAGAGGTTGCCTGGAGCTActgctcttctctcctctcGAGAGATGGTGCCTCTGACTCATGTCTTGGTTGCAGGAGCTGTCTCAGATGCAGACAATCAGCCGGGACCTGTCCGTGGTGGTGTCCATGGACAACAACCGGCACCTGGACCTGGACAGCATCATCGAGGAGGTTCGGCGCCAGTACGAGCAGATTGCCCAGAACAGCCGGGCTGAGGCTGAGGCCTGGTACCAGAGCCGGGTGAGTTGGGAAGGGGTTGAGGCACCTGGAGCATGAAAACCACCTGAGTTTTTATCAGTTGTGTTCCTGATGGGTGCCTTTGTCCCCACGCCTACAGTATGAAGAGCTCCAGAGCACGGCCGGCCGGCATGGGGACAGCCTCCGCAACACCAAGATTGAGATCCAGGAGTTGTCCAGGAATGTCCAGAGGCTGCGGGCTGAGATTGAGAATGTGAAGAAGCAGGTGGGGGTTGGCCAGTGTCTCACGgattctttctgttttccctccAGTTTGTGCCATGAGGATGCTCCAGTAGATGGTGGGCGGAGGAAATTAGGAAATTTACTTTCTTCTCCACAgaaccagcagctgcaggcagccatCGCTGAGGCCGAGGAGAGGGGGGAGATGGCCGTCAAGGATGCCAGGAGGAAGCTGGAAGAGCTGGAATGTGCCCTGAGCAAGGACAAGGAGGAACTGGCTCGCCTGCTGAAGGAgtaccaggagctgctgaacaTCAAGATTGCACTGGACGTTGAGATTGCCATGTACAGGAAGCTGCTGGAGGGGGAGGAGAACAGGTGAGACCTCCCACCATTGGCTGGGCCAGGCTTCTGAGCCCCATGGGTCAGATTAATCTTTAATCATTCCTCGCAACacatttaacatttaaaatttgattactttccttttttcctccaaattttgAAGCCCAAAACAGAAACATGATTCCCACGGGGAATACTTCTCAGGGGGCTTGATTGGTCTTACATGAAACATGATATAAAAGGAATATTTGGGGAAGAGTTTTGCTTCTGACTGTATATAGATTTACAACTGGTTCCTCTCCCTACACAGGCTCTGCTTAGAGAACCCCTCCAATGTGAATGTCTGTAAGTATTTGCTCATTGTTTTCTCTGCCCAATTACCTTTATCTTTGGTTTTGTGAAGATTCCCAGGATGTTGCCTCATGTTCAATGAGCCTCTCCCTCTCTTCCAGCTGTGGTGGGCAGAACCACTGTATGCGGAGGCAGATCTGGAGCCAGCTTTGGAGCCAGCAatggcctgggtggaggagtGTGCACAGTCGGTGGTGGGAACATCATTAGCAGCAGCTGTGGTATGGGAGGAGGGATCCTCAGTGGTGGCTTCTCCTCTGGGAGCGGGAGGatgtgcagcactgcaggtggcaaCTTCATGGCTGGGGGTGGCTCCTCCTCTGTGCGGAGATGCGTCACCACCACAACAGTCAAATCCTCTGGGGTCAAATACTGAGCCCTCCTCTCCGTcctcccagggaaagcagcaccttcctcttcctcccaccagcagcacagcccccttCCATCCCCATCGGTATTCAGGAGGAAAGAAACTGTTTCTGGGGGAAATCTCCCCAAAGTGAGATTGAAAACAAGACACATCCCTCTGGCCTAGCCTGGCCCTCACTGAGTCCCACTGGGGTAAAACATCTCCCTCGTGGGtcctcagcactgcagagctcccCAGCGCTGCTGCACCAGCTGAGGAGGAGCCTTTGGAAAACTGCTCTTTCCTGTTGCTTTTTAAGTCCTGTGTTTGCCCCGCACCCCTCATGGGTCCCCTcatcctgctccagctgtgtcAGGAGCCCACATGAACAGAAGGAAGGAGGTGATGTCCCATAATCAGATTTAGGAGTGAGAAGCAGGTCTCTGGAGTTGTCCACCTTCCCCATAAGGAGTAATTTGGCAGCTTTAATGTTTTATGGatccttttccctcctctccttcctgccTGGTGTGTGTGGCTCTGTTGCACCCCTCTGTCGTGTGAATCAGCTGCTTCCTGCCAGTGCCCTGGTCCCAGGGTCCTTCAGTACCAATAAACTGCAGAGAGATGAAGATATTTTTGTGTTGTCTCATCACTTGATGCTCCCCAGTGGAGGACAAACATGGGTTTGCCCTGGGTCAGGGTGGTTGCAGGACAAATACAGACTGAACAGAGAAAGAACTGAGAGCAGGCCTGAGAGGAGGACCTGAGGGTGCGGGTGGGTGAGAGCTggacctgccccagcccagagaTGCCTGAGCCTGGGCTGAGCCCCCAACAtgagcagcaggggagggggtgttctgctctgctcaggcaagatcccacctgcagagctgctccagccctggggcccaGTACAAGGAGgatgtggatctgctggagtgagtccagaggagtCCACggagctgctctgagggctggagaTCTTCTGGGACAAGGCTGGGAGATCTGGGTGTTCACCTGCAGAGTAGGAAAAGGAGACCTTTGAGTGCCTTCCACGAGGCTCAAGGAgaactggagagggacttggaaAGGGAGTGATGGGACAAGAGGTGATGGCTTCAAACTAGAAAAGAGGAGAGTtagatgggatgttgggaaaaaaattcctccctgtgagagtggtgaggcaccAGAATGGACTTCCATGAGActggcccatccctggaagtgtccaaggccaggctggatggggcttggatcAACGTGGGATAACGGAAGATGTTccttcccagagcagagggTGGAATGACATGAGCTTTAAGATCCTGTCCAACTCAAACCCTTCCATGATCCTATTTTGAGCTGATTTAGATTATCTTGTGGGAA
This genomic window contains:
- the LOC100229354 gene encoding keratin, type II cytoskeletal 6C; its protein translation is MSRQSVCRSFGVGSKRGFSSCSAVGGGFGGGSRSRISYSSFSTSRGIGGGGGHCGGFSSRSLHNLGGSTRISMGSSYGSGYGCRIGGFGGGFPGGFGGIGGGVIGGGMGCFGGPIRGGPGFPGGIQPVQVDPTLLRPVHVDIDPQIQQVKCQEKEQIKTLNNQFASFIDKVRFLEQQNKVLSTKWELLQQQGPTGPRKNLDVIFENYIQNLRRRLESLLGQRGQLESELQNMRQYVEEFKTKYEEEINRRTAAENEFVVLKKDVDCAYMTKVELEAKVGALTDEINFLRCIYEEELSQMQTISRDLSVVVSMDNNRHLDLDSIIEEVRRQYEQIAQNSRAEAEAWYQSRYEELQSTAGRHGDSLRNTKIEIQELSRNVQRLRAEIENVKKQNQQLQAAIAEAEERGEMAVKDARRKLEELECALSKDKEELARLLKEYQELLNIKIALDVEIAMYRKLLEGEENRLCLENPSNVNVSVVGRTTVCGGRSGASFGASNGLGGGVCTVGGGNIISSSCGMGGGILSGGFSSGSGRMCSTAGGNFMAGGGSSSVRRCVTTTTVKSSGVKY